In Gemmatimonadaceae bacterium, a single genomic region encodes these proteins:
- a CDS encoding M28 family peptidase, producing MQSLLPFPVVACLFLSLSACDRFQRPQTAFSGDASLAYVKTQLDFGPRVPGSPAHRRAGDWIISQMKQRTDTVVVQSWSHVTARGDTLPLRNILARINPSATQRVLYITHWDTRPTADEDPTLGNRGLPIPGANDGASGVALLMGIADALKKTKPIYGVDLLFVDGEDYGSFTGYNPDSALTQHYDVLIGSTYFANHLPSADYRPIFGLLFDMIGDKSLQIDQESNSIEAAPEVVTRVWSTAADLGYGKYFLDVNRGGVTDDHVPLLKRGLRVIEVGDFDYCSDGTVDCEPGPNNLHHTMQDTFDKVSARSLQIVGDVAVALVTR from the coding sequence GTGCAATCATTGCTCCCCTTTCCTGTCGTCGCCTGTTTGTTCTTGTCACTGAGCGCCTGCGACCGCTTTCAACGGCCGCAGACCGCGTTCAGCGGCGACGCGTCGCTCGCGTATGTGAAGACCCAGCTCGACTTTGGGCCGCGCGTTCCAGGGAGTCCCGCACACCGCCGCGCCGGCGACTGGATCATTTCCCAGATGAAGCAGCGCACCGACACCGTTGTGGTGCAGAGCTGGTCGCACGTCACCGCGAGGGGTGATACGCTGCCATTGCGCAACATTCTCGCGCGCATCAATCCCTCGGCGACGCAGCGCGTCCTGTACATCACGCACTGGGACACTCGACCGACAGCGGACGAAGACCCGACCCTCGGCAACCGAGGGTTGCCGATCCCGGGGGCAAATGACGGCGCCTCAGGCGTCGCGCTGTTGATGGGAATCGCGGACGCGCTCAAGAAGACGAAACCGATCTACGGCGTCGACCTGCTGTTCGTCGACGGCGAAGACTATGGCAGCTTCACTGGCTACAACCCGGACAGCGCGCTCACGCAACACTACGACGTGCTCATCGGATCGACCTACTTCGCGAATCACCTGCCCTCCGCCGATTATCGGCCAATCTTTGGACTGCTGTTCGACATGATCGGCGACAAGAGTCTGCAGATCGACCAGGAGTCGAATTCCATCGAAGCCGCGCCCGAGGTGGTGACGCGCGTGTGGTCGACGGCAGCTGATCTGGGATATGGGAAGTACTTTCTCGACGTCAATCGGGGCGGCGTGACCGACGATCACGTACCGTTGCTCAAGCGTGGGCTGCGCGTGATCGAGGTGGGAGACTTCGATTACTGCTCCGACGGCACCGTCGACTGCGAACCCGGTCCGAACAATCTGCATCACACGATGCAAGATACGTTCGACAAGGTGTCGGCGCGCAGCCTGCAGATCGTCGGTGATGTCGCCGTCGCGCTCGTTACTCGTTAG
- a CDS encoding LptF/LptG family permease, with protein sequence MKIISRYVLKEHLGPFTFALTALTSLMLLQYIARQFGNLVGKGLRWQVIAEFFVLSIPFTVAMTLPMAVLVAVLYAFSRLASENEITALKAGGVSMRQLLIPSLSLAFVLALVMLAFNDQILPRANHRLAVLQMDILRTKPTFALREQVLNTIKEGQLYLRAGHLDEGSSRMRDVTIYDVANPVNRRTITGDSGVIELAPNQRDLHVTLYHGLMETVPTDKPGQLTRLYYMRQLMRVAGVASQFQETGDADTVSKGDREMSVCEMQAALAKADTGLQRARFDSTEAQWERDSILAATPPSNITSAKAVPRPKPPVGPHPKAVKYGTPFGVGGAYCGLLAGVGRLIGGGPSPAAAATARPLPPSAGISPSAGGMGGLPPDQRLNLSKMNADQSRLLRNRYDVEIQKKFSLAAACLIFVLVGAPVALRFPRGGVGLVIGVSLFIFAVYYVGLIGGEALSDRGIISPFWAMWATNVIMTAVGLVMTLRMGREATTGRGGDFGEMLETARMWFARFGRRIGLPLERRRIA encoded by the coding sequence GTGAAAATAATCAGTCGTTACGTACTCAAGGAGCACCTCGGCCCGTTTACCTTCGCGTTGACGGCGCTCACGTCGTTGATGTTGCTGCAATACATCGCGCGACAATTCGGGAACCTCGTCGGCAAGGGACTGCGCTGGCAGGTGATTGCCGAATTCTTCGTTCTTTCGATTCCCTTTACCGTTGCCATGACCCTCCCGATGGCCGTGCTCGTTGCCGTGCTGTACGCGTTCAGCCGGCTCGCCTCGGAGAACGAGATCACCGCGCTCAAGGCCGGCGGCGTCTCGATGCGGCAGCTGCTCATTCCATCGCTGTCCCTCGCCTTCGTGCTGGCGCTCGTCATGCTCGCCTTCAACGACCAGATCTTGCCAAGGGCGAATCATCGGCTCGCGGTCTTGCAGATGGACATACTCCGCACGAAGCCGACCTTCGCGCTTCGTGAGCAGGTACTAAACACGATCAAGGAAGGCCAGCTCTATCTTCGTGCGGGCCATCTCGACGAAGGTTCCTCGCGCATGCGCGACGTCACGATCTACGACGTCGCCAACCCTGTGAATCGGCGCACGATCACCGGCGACAGTGGCGTTATCGAGCTCGCGCCGAATCAGCGCGACCTCCACGTGACGCTCTACCACGGCCTCATGGAGACCGTTCCGACCGACAAGCCGGGTCAGCTCACTCGGCTCTACTACATGCGGCAGCTCATGCGCGTTGCCGGCGTCGCGTCGCAGTTCCAGGAGACCGGGGACGCCGACACCGTGTCGAAGGGCGACCGCGAGATGTCAGTCTGCGAGATGCAGGCAGCCCTCGCCAAGGCGGATACCGGACTCCAGCGCGCGCGCTTCGATTCCACCGAGGCGCAGTGGGAGCGAGACTCGATTCTCGCCGCGACGCCTCCCTCGAATATTACGAGCGCGAAGGCAGTGCCACGTCCGAAGCCGCCGGTAGGACCGCACCCGAAGGCCGTGAAGTATGGGACGCCCTTTGGCGTCGGCGGGGCGTACTGCGGTCTGCTCGCCGGCGTGGGGCGGCTGATCGGAGGTGGACCATCGCCGGCAGCCGCCGCGACTGCACGCCCCCTCCCTCCCTCGGCCGGAATTTCGCCCTCGGCTGGTGGCATGGGCGGGCTGCCGCCGGACCAGCGCCTCAATCTCTCGAAGATGAATGCGGATCAGTCGCGACTTCTGCGAAATCGTTATGACGTCGAGATTCAGAAGAAGTTCTCGCTCGCTGCCGCCTGTCTGATCTTCGTGCTCGTCGGCGCCCCCGTCGCGTTGCGCTTCCCGCGAGGCGGCGTCGGATTGGTGATCGGGGTCAGCCTGTTCATCTTTGCCGTGTACTACGTTGGCCTCATCGGCGGTGAGGCGCTGTCTGACCGAGGCATCATTTCGCCCTTCTGGGCCATGTGGGCAACGAATGTGATCATGACCGCTGTCGGACTCGTGATGACGCTGCGCATGGGCCGCGAGGCCACGACCGGCCGCGGCGGGGACTTCGGCGAAATGCTCGAAACGGCGCGCATGTGGTTCGCTCGCTTTGGTCGCCGCATCGGCCTGCCGCTCGAGCGGCGGAGGATCGCGTGA
- a CDS encoding LptF/LptG family permease translates to MRLVRPLDRYVFLEFWKIFVSTALGFPLLVIVIDLTDNLSKYLSRNLPRQNILLSYVYWLPDSMFMVMPAAVLFATVFSIGGFTRHSEITAAKASGISFYRLITPILLAAVIACGLDLALGEVVPITNQKRADLLEEKSAAVTQTSRYNFAFAGEYGRVYKIGSLNTNNGTMDQAQIERKGSGADYPTYVLTARTARYDAKRGWTLGVGYLEVVPDTTPASFAVSFDSLRDRRFTEHPVEMMAKPRSPEEMRYEELTRFIRAQERSGSDANLMRVERALKIAIPATCIIIALFGAPLATSTQRGGTAYGIGVSLATTVIFLMMIQLTKAIGGKGLIPPDLAAWVPGVLFGVIGLVLMARVRT, encoded by the coding sequence GTGAGACTCGTTAGGCCGCTGGATCGCTATGTCTTTCTCGAATTCTGGAAGATATTTGTGTCGACGGCACTCGGTTTTCCGCTGCTGGTGATCGTCATCGATCTCACCGACAATCTGAGCAAGTATCTCAGCCGGAACCTGCCGCGGCAGAACATCCTACTCAGCTACGTCTACTGGCTTCCCGACTCGATGTTCATGGTGATGCCGGCGGCCGTGCTCTTCGCGACCGTTTTCTCGATTGGTGGGTTCACGCGCCATTCGGAGATCACCGCGGCGAAGGCATCGGGGATCAGTTTCTACCGGCTCATCACGCCAATCTTGCTGGCCGCCGTCATCGCCTGTGGCCTGGATCTCGCCCTCGGCGAAGTGGTTCCGATCACCAATCAAAAGCGCGCCGACCTCCTCGAGGAGAAATCGGCCGCGGTGACGCAGACGAGCCGGTATAACTTCGCGTTCGCCGGCGAATACGGACGCGTTTACAAGATCGGATCGCTCAACACGAACAACGGCACCATGGATCAAGCGCAGATCGAGCGAAAGGGATCGGGCGCGGACTATCCGACCTACGTGCTCACGGCGCGCACCGCACGCTATGACGCGAAGCGTGGCTGGACGCTCGGCGTCGGCTACCTCGAGGTGGTCCCGGACACGACCCCCGCCAGCTTCGCTGTAAGCTTCGACAGCCTTCGTGATCGTCGCTTCACCGAGCACCCGGTCGAGATGATGGCGAAGCCACGCAGCCCGGAAGAGATGCGCTATGAGGAGCTCACTCGCTTCATTCGTGCACAGGAGCGTTCGGGGAGCGACGCCAATCTCATGCGTGTCGAGCGGGCGCTCAAGATCGCGATTCCCGCGACGTGCATCATCATTGCGCTCTTCGGCGCGCCCCTTGCCACGAGCACGCAGCGAGGTGGCACTGCGTACGGCATCGGCGTCAGCCTCGCCACGACCGTGATCTTCCTGATGATGATTCAGCTGACGAAGGCCATTGGCGGCAAAGGACTCATCCCGCCCGATCTTGCGGCGTGGGTTCCCGGAGTGCTGTTCGGGGTCATTGGGCTGGTGCTGATGGCACGCGTCCGAACGTAG
- a CDS encoding ABC transporter permease yields the protein MGSTFYPRGTDLRPTETFPVVQRAGVRFFRRVTRSFVNIFRHVGLRGFFLRDIVRALAEPGTWVGEWSRQMRNIGVDSVPLACIVAAFIGAVIAIQIRYQLFPGVQLSLVGLASRLMIILELGPLLTGLVLTGRVGARMTAEIGTMRVTEQIDALETLAYDPIAYLVVPRLLAALVMLPTLVILADAVGLGSAYVISIFFTKVPPSDFKEGLRLGYGGFQLFYSLLKAMLFGWAIAFNCSYEGYITETGAEGVGRSTARAVVITSVVILVLDAITAILLGPFLQA from the coding sequence GTGGGTTCCACTTTTTATCCTCGGGGTACCGATCTACGGCCGACGGAAACGTTCCCGGTCGTGCAGCGCGCGGGAGTTCGCTTCTTCCGCCGCGTCACACGCAGCTTCGTCAACATTTTTCGACACGTCGGGCTTCGCGGCTTTTTCCTGCGCGACATCGTACGCGCGCTCGCGGAGCCGGGCACGTGGGTTGGCGAGTGGAGTCGCCAGATGCGCAATATCGGCGTCGATTCGGTACCGCTCGCATGCATCGTCGCGGCGTTCATCGGCGCCGTCATCGCCATTCAGATCCGGTATCAGCTCTTTCCCGGTGTTCAGCTGTCGCTCGTGGGGCTTGCCTCACGACTGATGATCATTCTCGAGTTGGGCCCTCTCCTCACGGGACTCGTGCTCACCGGCCGCGTCGGTGCGCGAATGACCGCCGAGATTGGCACGATGCGCGTCACCGAGCAGATCGACGCGCTGGAAACGCTGGCGTATGACCCGATCGCCTACCTCGTCGTCCCTCGTTTGTTGGCGGCGCTCGTTATGCTTCCAACGTTGGTCATTCTCGCCGATGCCGTGGGGCTGGGGAGTGCGTACGTCATCTCGATTTTCTTCACGAAAGTACCGCCCAGCGACTTCAAAGAAGGGCTTCGGCTGGGATATGGTGGCTTTCAGCTGTTTTATAGTTTGCTCAAGGCAATGCTGTTCGGCTGGGCAATCGCCTTCAACTGCTCGTACGAGGGCTACATCACGGAGACGGGCGCCGAGGGCGTCGGGCGGTCGACCGCGCGGGCCGTGGTCATCACGTCCGTCGTCATTCTGGTGCTCGACGCGATTACGGCAATTCTGCTCGGACCTTTCCTTCAAGCATGA
- a CDS encoding MlaD family protein, producing the protein MRRRDEVAVGVLITIAIAILAVGALWLARGGLSTGYPLYTRFQWGQSLKQGQPVLLAGVNVGYVSDVKLRRDGYLDVTFRVDNDQMVPKGSVATVKPVGIFGDVAVAITPTFPVPPQNYAPGDTVPAGTPSPDIAQIMTRMDSIGMNVERMTRAMDIELVQAGGVKDLRRTIAATTSLASELQSIAAEQNRNLTATLAAYRRAATAIDSARIDSTLRSFSSTSQNFAKLASTLDSASRQLNFALSKLNTGEGSAGRLLTDTSLYRDVRNLVGSVDSLMNDFKKNPRKYINLRIF; encoded by the coding sequence ATGAGACGACGCGACGAAGTGGCCGTCGGTGTACTTATCACCATCGCCATCGCGATTCTCGCGGTCGGCGCCCTGTGGCTCGCGCGCGGCGGACTGTCGACCGGGTACCCCCTGTACACGCGATTTCAGTGGGGGCAGAGTTTGAAGCAGGGGCAGCCCGTGCTGCTCGCCGGCGTGAACGTGGGCTACGTGAGCGACGTGAAGCTCCGGCGCGACGGCTATCTCGACGTCACCTTCCGCGTCGACAACGATCAGATGGTGCCGAAGGGATCGGTGGCGACGGTGAAGCCGGTCGGCATCTTCGGCGACGTCGCCGTCGCCATCACGCCAACGTTTCCCGTGCCCCCGCAGAATTACGCGCCTGGTGACACCGTGCCGGCGGGCACACCCAGTCCCGATATCGCGCAGATCATGACGCGCATGGACTCGATCGGGATGAACGTCGAGCGGATGACGCGCGCGATGGATATAGAGCTCGTGCAGGCCGGCGGTGTGAAGGATCTGCGGCGCACGATCGCCGCCACGACGTCGCTCGCGTCGGAGCTTCAGTCGATCGCCGCCGAGCAGAATCGCAATCTCACGGCGACGCTCGCCGCGTATCGGCGGGCGGCGACGGCGATCGACTCGGCGCGCATCGACTCGACGCTACGCAGCTTCTCGTCAACGAGCCAGAACTTCGCGAAGCTCGCCAGCACGCTCGACAGTGCGTCGCGCCAGCTCAACTTCGCGCTCTCCAAGCTCAACACGGGCGAGGGATCGGCCGGGCGGCTCCTGACCGACACGTCGCTCTATCGCGACGTCCGCAACCTCGTCGGCAGCGTCGATTCCCTTATGAACGACTTCAAGAAGAATCCGCGGAAGTACATCAACTTGCGGATATTCTGA
- a CDS encoding amidohydrolase family protein, whose amino-acid sequence MRPIQILLFGLIASSATAQTPIDSGVTLIHAGRVYDSEHAVFLTARDILVKRGMIDSVAEHIAAPAGAKVVDLSRYSVLPGLIDSHTHLLYLESPAGELTMQGAGAVIMEGTPLRALHGAARARTFLAAGITTVRDLGNSGRFGDIALRDAIRDGSVDGPRMVAAGPGLSPEGGQFPGLQSSYRTIAEEEYRVVRGPQDAALGVRENVTYGADVIKIYSNNTPNRGALSVDEMRAIVDEAHRLHVKVTAHATSDEAVWRAATAGVDGIEHAYQVADSTLTLMKQKGIFMVPTDLDSATMLRYASRSQGKFTVTPAQVPTYLAGQRDRLRRAMKIGVTIAAGSDNYLDMGMPQGEAAKHNLFAYAEGGMPNLNVVQAATWNASRLLGLENRIGVVKPKAFADIIAVEGDPATDIHALERVRFVMKQGTVYLNRIGTIRD is encoded by the coding sequence ATGCGTCCGATACAGATTCTGCTTTTCGGCCTCATTGCGTCGTCCGCGACGGCTCAAACGCCAATCGACAGCGGCGTCACGCTCATTCACGCAGGCCGCGTGTACGACAGCGAGCACGCGGTCTTCCTGACGGCGCGCGACATTCTCGTCAAGCGCGGCATGATCGACTCGGTGGCCGAGCACATTGCAGCGCCGGCGGGAGCGAAGGTCGTCGACCTGTCACGATACTCGGTGCTGCCAGGGCTCATCGATTCGCATACGCATCTGCTCTATCTCGAGAGTCCGGCAGGTGAGCTCACGATGCAAGGCGCAGGCGCCGTCATCATGGAGGGCACTCCGCTGCGCGCGCTCCACGGCGCGGCGCGGGCACGCACCTTTCTCGCCGCCGGCATCACCACGGTGCGCGACCTCGGGAACTCCGGTCGTTTCGGTGACATCGCGCTCCGCGATGCCATTCGCGATGGCAGCGTCGACGGGCCGCGAATGGTTGCGGCCGGTCCGGGGTTGAGTCCCGAAGGCGGGCAGTTCCCAGGGCTCCAGAGCAGCTACCGGACGATCGCGGAGGAGGAATACCGGGTCGTGCGCGGTCCGCAGGACGCCGCGTTAGGCGTTCGCGAGAACGTCACGTATGGCGCGGACGTGATCAAGATCTACTCGAACAACACGCCGAACCGAGGCGCGCTCTCCGTCGACGAGATGCGCGCGATCGTCGACGAGGCGCATCGCCTGCACGTGAAGGTCACCGCGCACGCAACGTCGGACGAAGCGGTCTGGCGCGCCGCGACGGCGGGCGTCGATGGCATCGAGCACGCGTATCAGGTCGCGGACTCGACGCTCACGCTCATGAAGCAGAAAGGAATCTTCATGGTGCCGACGGATCTCGACAGTGCGACGATGCTTCGTTACGCGAGCCGCTCGCAAGGCAAGTTCACCGTGACACCCGCGCAGGTGCCGACCTACCTCGCGGGCCAGCGCGACCGACTGCGGCGCGCGATGAAGATCGGCGTCACGATCGCGGCCGGGTCGGACAATTATCTCGATATGGGAATGCCGCAGGGCGAAGCGGCGAAGCACAATCTTTTTGCGTACGCGGAAGGCGGAATGCCGAATCTCAACGTCGTGCAGGCAGCCACATGGAATGCCTCACGATTGCTCGGCCTCGAGAATCGAATCGGTGTCGTGAAGCCCAAGGCTTTTGCCGACATCATCGCGGTGGAAGGCGATCCCGCGACGGACATTCACGCGCTCGAGCGCGTGCGGTTCGTGATGAAACAGGGAACAGTCTATCTGAACAGGATCGGGACGATCCGAGACTAG